Within the Staphylococcus warneri genome, the region CTCATTAGCATTCATCCCTAACTTCCTATTAGGTGGGGTTACTGGTGTAATGTTAGCGATGGCATCAGCTGACTATCAATATCACAACACTTATTTCTTAGTAGCTCACTTCCACTATACATTGGTTACTGGTGTAGTATTTGCCTGCTTAGCTGGTTTAATCTTCTGGTATCCAAAAATGATGGGCTACAAATTAAACGAAACGTTAAACAAATGGTGCTTCTGGTTCTTCATGATCGGATTTAACGTTTGTTTCTTACCACAATTCATCCTTGGATTAGATGGTATGCCACGTCGTTTATACACTTATATGCCTTCTGATGGTTGGTTCTTATTGAACTTCATTTCAACTATCGGTGCTTTATTAATGGCAATTGGTTTCTTATTCTTAGTGGTAAGCATTGTTTACAGTCACATTAAAGCGCCACGTGAAGCTACAGGCGATAACTGGGATGGCCTTGGTCGTACATTAGAGTGGACTACTGCTTCAGCAATTCCACCTAAATACAACTTTGCTGTCACTCCAAATTGGAATGACTATGATACATTTGTAGATATGAAGGAACATGGTCGTCATTATTTAGACAACCATAATTACAAAGATATTCATATGCCAAATGACACTCCAGTTGGTTTCTGGATGGGTATCTTCTTCACAATTGGTGGTTTCTTCTTAATCTTTGAAACAATCATTCCAGCGGCTATCTGCTTAGCAGGTATCTTTGGTACTATGATTTGGAGAAGTTTCCAAATCGACCACGGTTACCATATCCCTGCTTCTGAAGTAGCTGAAACTGAGGCTCGTTTAAGAGAAGCACGAATTAAAGAAAGGGAGGCTGTAAGTCATGAGTCATGATACTAATACAATCGATTCACGTACGCATGAAGGCGAATTAAATAAACTTGGCTTTTGGATTTTCCTTACAGCCGAATTCGCGTTATTCGGTACCCTATTCGCAACGTTATTAACTTTGCAACACGGTGGCGATTACGCTGGCAAGATGACTACAGAATTATTTGAATTACCATTAGTTTTAATAATGACATTTGCGTTATTATTAAGTTCATATACATGTGGTATTGCAATTTACTACATGCGTAAAGAAAAACAAAACTTAATGATGTTTTGGATGATTCTTACTGTACTACTAGGGCTTGTATTCGTAGGTTTCGAAATCTACGAATTCGCACATTATGCAACTGAAGGTGTTAACCCTACTATTGGTTCCTTCTGGTCTAGTTTCTTTATTCTTTTAGGAACTCATGGTTGTCACGTTTCAGTTGGTATTGTTTGGATTATTTGTTTATTAATTCAAATTGGTACTCGTGGTTTGGATTCATATAATGCTCCAAAATTATTTATAGTAAGTTTATACTGGCACTTCTTAGATGTTGTTTGGATCTTCATCTTCACTGCCGTATATATGATAGGGATGGTGTATAGCGGATGAATACAATCGTAAAACATACTGTCGGATTTATTGCTTCTATCGTATTAACGCTTTTAGCAGTTTTCGTAACTCTATACACATCAATGACTTTCCATGCTAAAGTAACAATTATTTTTGGATTTGCATTTATCCAAGCTGCAGTTCAATTATTAATGTTCATGCACTTGACTGAAGGTAAAGACGGTCGTGTGCAATCATTCAAAGTTATCTTTGCAATTATCATAACTCTTGCTATCGTTGTCGGTACGTATTGGGTTATGCAAGGTGGTCACTCACACCACTTATAAAAAGTATAGAAATCATACTTTTAGACCTGTTAGCATTTGCTAGCAGGTCTTTTTTGCGTCAAAATATAATTACTTACTATTTTTAAGGAGAAGATGAACATGACGATATCATTGATTATAGATACAGATCCTGGTATTGATGATGCGGCAGCTATTAGCTTAGCGCTCAATCACCCGCAATTAGATGTAAAAATGATTACAACGGTAAATGGTAATGTGAATATTGATAAAACAACTGCTAACGCTTTAAAATTAAAATATTTTTTCAATAGTCATGTGCCTGTTTTTAAAGGCGCATCACGTCCATTAATTTCAAATCCTGTTGATGCAGCTGAAGTTCATGGGGATTCTGGTATGGATGGCTATGATTTTAAATCTCCTACAGATGAAAAAATTTCACCTATGAACGCTATCGAAGCCATGAAAAATGTATTAAAGGAAAGCACTTCCCCCATTACTATTGTTGCTATTGGACCATTAACAAATATTGCGCTTCTACTTGCTACCTATCCAGAAATCAAATCAAAGATTAAGCAAATTGTAATTATGGGTGGTAGTAGCGGCAGAGGTAACGTTACACCTCTTGCAGAATTTAATATATATTGCGACCCTGAAGCAGCTAATATTGTTTTTAACTCTCAACTTCCTTTGGTTATGATTGGATTAGATTTAGCACGTCAAGCCATGTTTTCCCATGAATTTATAGAAAAAATAAAAGCAACGAATCAGACTGGTGAT harbors:
- the qoxD gene encoding cytochrome aa3 quinol oxidase subunit IV, which produces MNTIVKHTVGFIASIVLTLLAVFVTLYTSMTFHAKVTIIFGFAFIQAAVQLLMFMHLTEGKDGRVQSFKVIFAIIITLAIVVGTYWVMQGGHSHHL
- the rihC gene encoding ribonucleoside hydrolase RihC is translated as MTISLIIDTDPGIDDAAAISLALNHPQLDVKMITTVNGNVNIDKTTANALKLKYFFNSHVPVFKGASRPLISNPVDAAEVHGDSGMDGYDFKSPTDEKISPMNAIEAMKNVLKESTSPITIVAIGPLTNIALLLATYPEIKSKIKQIVIMGGSSGRGNVTPLAEFNIYCDPEAANIVFNSQLPLVMIGLDLARQAMFSHEFIEKIKATNQTGDMLSQLFQHYRTENVHEGLKLYDVFTILYLIDADLFNVFDANVQIELQCILTKGATVVDFNSIEPNCQVVHSPISNYYQHAFLQALAHCK
- the qoxC gene encoding cytochrome aa3 quinol oxidase subunit III, which translates into the protein MSHDTNTIDSRTHEGELNKLGFWIFLTAEFALFGTLFATLLTLQHGGDYAGKMTTELFELPLVLIMTFALLLSSYTCGIAIYYMRKEKQNLMMFWMILTVLLGLVFVGFEIYEFAHYATEGVNPTIGSFWSSFFILLGTHGCHVSVGIVWIICLLIQIGTRGLDSYNAPKLFIVSLYWHFLDVVWIFIFTAVYMIGMVYSG